One Tunturibacter gelidoferens genomic region harbors:
- a CDS encoding TIGR03013 family XrtA/PEP-CTERM system glycosyltransferase, which translates to MIRLFNVYYPTRTIVLLLCEALIVSGCFLLATVLLLGPDTYLVLNYENGGLKILGLTILTLLCSYYFDLYEPQRISASWEIYFRLLLVLGFLSFLLSAIIYLFPAADIAHYVLLLGLIFLTLALVAWRSAYEWIIGREMFRERVYVLGAGDRAQAIVNLLEARKDAGMEVLGWDGVVADRDQRKEAIHAALERFSVPKPPVDRVIVAIEDRRGEFPVRELLKLRFNGVVIEDAGSLLERLTGKLHLDGLHPSSFIYSEGFRVKPSQQIARRIVSTLTAAFGLLLFLPFFPIVVLMVRLSSPGPIFFRQTRVGLGGKNFTVYKFRTMRTDAEVAGAKWATKNDPRVTRVGMFMRKTRLDEVPQLWNVLRGDMGFVGPRPERPEFVPWLTEQIPYFNLRHMIRPGLTGWAQVRYGYGATLAESREKLEFDLYYIKHMTLGLDLLIMFETIKTIIRRQGAQ; encoded by the coding sequence ATGATCCGGCTTTTCAATGTGTACTATCCCACGCGTACCATCGTTCTCCTGTTGTGCGAAGCGCTGATTGTGAGTGGTTGCTTCCTGCTGGCGACGGTGCTGCTGCTGGGGCCGGATACCTATCTCGTTTTGAACTATGAGAATGGTGGGCTGAAGATTCTTGGCCTTACGATCCTGACGCTGCTCTGCTCGTACTACTTCGATCTCTATGAGCCGCAGCGCATCTCCGCAAGCTGGGAGATCTACTTTCGCCTGCTGCTGGTTCTCGGCTTTTTGTCGTTTCTGCTCTCGGCCATCATCTATCTCTTTCCCGCCGCCGACATCGCTCACTATGTTCTGCTGCTCGGTCTCATCTTTCTCACCCTGGCACTGGTCGCATGGCGCAGTGCGTACGAATGGATCATCGGCCGTGAGATGTTCCGCGAGCGGGTCTATGTCCTCGGCGCAGGAGACCGTGCGCAGGCGATCGTCAACCTGCTCGAAGCACGCAAGGATGCGGGCATGGAGGTCCTGGGATGGGATGGCGTCGTTGCCGACCGAGACCAGCGCAAAGAGGCGATCCATGCTGCGTTAGAGAGATTCTCCGTGCCGAAGCCGCCCGTCGACCGCGTCATCGTCGCCATCGAGGACCGTCGCGGCGAGTTTCCGGTGCGAGAGCTACTCAAGCTGCGGTTCAACGGAGTTGTCATCGAAGATGCCGGCAGCCTGCTGGAGCGGCTTACTGGCAAGCTGCATCTCGATGGCCTTCATCCCAGCAGCTTTATCTACAGCGAAGGCTTTCGCGTGAAGCCGTCCCAGCAGATCGCACGGCGGATCGTCTCGACCTTGACGGCCGCGTTCGGTTTGCTTCTGTTCCTGCCATTCTTCCCGATCGTTGTGCTGATGGTTCGGCTGTCCTCCCCGGGGCCGATCTTCTTTCGGCAGACCAGGGTAGGTCTTGGCGGCAAGAACTTTACGGTCTACAAATTCCGTACGATGCGAACCGACGCAGAGGTAGCTGGAGCAAAGTGGGCGACTAAGAACGATCCGCGCGTAACCCGTGTCGGCATGTTTATGCGCAAGACCAGGCTCGATGAGGTGCCCCAGCTTTGGAATGTGTTGCGCGGCGATATGGGCTTCGTCGGTCCGCGTCCGGAGCGGCCTGAGTTTGTGCCGTGGCTTACCGAGCAAATCCCCTACTTCAACCTTCGTCACATGATTCGCCCAGGCCTCACAGGTTGGGCGCAGGTGCGTTACGGCTACGGAGCGACGTTGGCGGAGAGCCGCGAAAAACTGGAGTTCGATCTCTACTACATCAAGCACATGACGCTTGGGCTCGATCTGTTAATCATGTTCGAAACGATCAAGACGATCATCCGGCGGCAGGGCGCGCAGTAG